In Oncorhynchus keta strain PuntledgeMale-10-30-2019 unplaced genomic scaffold, Oket_V2 Un_contig_1302_pilon_pilon, whole genome shotgun sequence, a genomic segment contains:
- the LOC127918068 gene encoding stimulated by retinoic acid gene 8 protein homolog, translating into MSRRGRTGPTGLRRKRDTEEHRKERRRALQARHRANLATLFETLNTVVCPTSDKMPAKWKILDHAKGFLKEQEAHLSRLMLLKGIFLGNEDGPCSLEEVRAEYRRLQSHS; encoded by the exons ATGTCCAGACGAGGCCGTACCGGTCCGACCGGGCTCCGGAGGAAACGGGACACGGAGGAGCACCGGAAGGAGAGAAGACGGGCTCTGCAGGCCCGACACCGGGCCAACCTGGCCACCCTGTTCGAGACGCTCAACACCGTGGTCTGTCCCACATCCGACAAGATGCCTGCCAAG TGGAAGATCTTGGACCACGCCAAAGGATTTCTGAAAGAGCAGGAAGCCCACCTGAGCAGACTGATGCTACTGAAAG GGATATTCCTCGGTAATGAAGACGGGCCGTGCAGCTTGGAGGAAGTGAGGGCAGAGTACCGGAGGCTGCAGTCACACAGCAG